A genomic window from Rhizobium sp. 007 includes:
- a CDS encoding DUF1254 domain-containing protein, which produces MLRLIFSILTGLFGAALLHLVIILALPHYTGRDAQTRVLAEGDANHFYLLSAQNDDAGLANSDPFLRTAVCAFDLEDNPVRFTAKGNVPFWSIAVYDGASNEVFSMNDRTSVGGALDVLVATPIQLTGLRKSLPAELQPTILVEMSHPQGYAVLRTLAPQASFDEAARSFLAGAGCEAYAPAD; this is translated from the coding sequence ATGCTTAGGCTGATATTCTCAATCCTGACCGGCCTCTTCGGCGCCGCACTGCTGCATCTCGTCATCATTCTCGCGCTGCCGCACTACACCGGCAGGGACGCCCAGACGCGGGTGCTTGCTGAGGGCGATGCGAACCATTTCTATCTGCTCTCAGCACAAAACGACGACGCGGGGCTAGCAAACAGCGATCCTTTCCTGCGCACCGCCGTCTGCGCCTTCGATCTGGAAGACAACCCCGTCCGCTTCACGGCAAAAGGCAACGTGCCGTTCTGGTCGATCGCCGTCTATGACGGCGCCTCGAACGAAGTCTTCAGCATGAATGACAGAACGTCTGTGGGGGGAGCGCTGGATGTTCTCGTCGCAACGCCGATCCAGCTTACCGGTTTGCGCAAATCGCTGCCGGCGGAGCTGCAGCCGACCATTCTTGTCGAGATGAGCCACCCGCAAGGCTATGCAGTGCTCAGAACGCTTGCCCCGCAGGCAAGCTTCGATGAGGCAGCCAGAAGCTTCCTCGCGGGCGCCGGCTGTGAGGCCTATGCACCCGCCGACTGA
- a CDS encoding DUF1214 domain-containing protein, which translates to MFRFPLFIAITLIVAFGGGIVVSLYALDATQGFGAIKLGAWEAFPELQTADADPYAKSHRARAGKLLYGSAEGLTFTASVDDRGERLNAACSYRISGQTPPARLWTLFTSDNSGNPASIRPGLPAALNSWTILRQADSSFTIDISANARPGNWLALPAAGTFRLVLTLFDTPTAGSSGVIDLAMPRLTKIGCGNA; encoded by the coding sequence GTGTTTCGATTCCCGCTTTTTATCGCGATCACGCTGATTGTCGCTTTCGGCGGCGGAATCGTGGTTTCGCTCTATGCGTTGGACGCGACGCAAGGGTTTGGCGCAATCAAGCTCGGCGCCTGGGAAGCCTTTCCCGAATTGCAGACGGCCGATGCCGATCCTTATGCGAAGTCCCACCGCGCCCGAGCCGGCAAGCTGCTTTATGGCAGCGCCGAGGGGCTGACATTCACGGCGAGCGTCGACGACCGCGGCGAGCGGCTGAACGCGGCCTGCAGCTACCGCATCAGCGGCCAGACGCCGCCTGCCCGGCTGTGGACGCTGTTTACTTCGGACAACAGCGGCAATCCCGCCTCTATCCGTCCCGGGCTGCCGGCGGCGCTGAATTCCTGGACGATCCTGCGCCAGGCCGACAGCAGCTTCACGATCGACATTTCCGCCAATGCAAGACCGGGCAACTGGCTGGCGCTTCCCGCCGCCGGCACGTTCCGGCTGGTGCTGACGCTGTTCGACACGCCGACTGCCGGAAGTTCGGGCGTCATCGATCTCGCTATGCCGAGGCTTACGAAGATCGGATGCGGCAATGCTTAG
- a CDS encoding transglycosylase domain-containing protein — MQDPDNPEERPRRSRHILLKIDSWIDSTLWNAGFRSAEIWEDVTIFFRRFRVRGWKRLVFELSGEALTLGAAGSVLMLLLAQPAFEATKEDWRNRGDFAVTFTDRYGNVIGHRGVIHQNSVPIDELPDSLIKAVLATEDRRFFDHFGIDFIGLFRAMSENARAGEVVQGGSTLTQQLAKNLFLSNERSIDRKITEAFLALWLEANLSKKEILSTYLDRAYMGGGTFGAAAASQFYFGKNITDVNLAESAMLAGLFKAPAKYAPHVNLPAARARANEVLTNIVQSGLMTEGQVIAARRSPATIVDRNEQESPDFFLDWAFEEVQRLAARFHQHSLIVRTTIDMGIQKAAEDSVETSLREYGESFHAKQGAMVMLENGGAVRAMVGGRDYGESQFNRATRALRQPGSSFKVYTYAVAMESGMTPQTTIVDAPIYWGNWSPHNYANRYAGRVTLETAIAQSINTIPVRLAKDKLGIQPIRAMAKAMGIESPVRDDVTIPIGTSEVTVLDQATAYAVFPAGGYQSRRHGIAQILDYGGDVLYDFDRDEPPAKRVLSEKADAYMNQMLTRIPYFGTARKAALDNGILTGGKTGTTQAYRDAWFVGFTGNYTCAVWFGNDDYTSTNNMTGGSLPAMTFKRAMDYAHQGIVLRPIPGVENPAPPAKDTAKSAAAKPEDSIPQLIRPRMLSVESTRILKALGEKLKSAPPLEAQKVASAG, encoded by the coding sequence GTGCAGGATCCGGACAATCCAGAAGAACGCCCTCGCAGGAGCCGGCACATCCTGCTGAAGATCGATTCATGGATCGATTCCACCCTCTGGAACGCCGGTTTCCGCTCCGCCGAGATCTGGGAAGACGTCACCATCTTTTTCCGCCGCTTCCGCGTGCGCGGCTGGAAGCGCTTAGTCTTCGAACTTAGCGGCGAAGCGTTGACGCTCGGCGCTGCCGGGTCGGTTCTGATGCTCCTCCTCGCCCAGCCTGCCTTCGAGGCTACCAAGGAAGATTGGCGCAATCGCGGCGATTTCGCCGTCACCTTCACCGACCGCTACGGCAATGTCATCGGCCACCGCGGCGTCATCCATCAGAATTCGGTGCCCATCGACGAATTGCCGGATTCGCTGATCAAGGCGGTGCTCGCCACCGAGGACCGCCGCTTCTTCGACCATTTCGGCATTGATTTCATCGGCCTGTTCCGCGCCATGAGCGAGAATGCCCGCGCCGGCGAAGTCGTCCAGGGCGGCTCGACGCTGACGCAGCAGCTTGCCAAGAACCTTTTCCTGTCCAACGAGCGCTCGATCGACCGCAAGATCACCGAAGCCTTCCTGGCGCTCTGGCTCGAAGCCAACCTGTCGAAGAAGGAGATCCTCTCCACCTATCTCGACCGCGCCTATATGGGCGGCGGCACCTTCGGTGCGGCGGCGGCCTCGCAGTTCTATTTCGGCAAGAACATCACCGATGTGAACCTCGCAGAATCGGCCATGCTTGCCGGCCTCTTCAAGGCGCCGGCGAAATATGCGCCCCACGTCAATTTGCCAGCGGCGCGCGCCCGTGCCAACGAAGTGCTTACCAATATCGTCCAGAGCGGATTGATGACCGAGGGCCAGGTGATTGCCGCCCGCCGCAGTCCGGCGACGATCGTCGACCGCAACGAGCAGGAATCGCCCGATTTCTTCCTCGACTGGGCCTTCGAGGAGGTCCAGCGTCTTGCCGCCCGCTTCCACCAGCATTCACTGATCGTGCGCACCACGATCGACATGGGTATCCAGAAGGCGGCAGAAGATTCAGTCGAGACGTCGCTGCGCGAATATGGCGAGTCCTTTCACGCCAAGCAGGGCGCGATGGTGATGCTTGAAAACGGCGGTGCGGTGCGCGCCATGGTCGGAGGACGGGACTACGGCGAAAGCCAGTTCAACCGCGCGACGCGGGCGCTGCGCCAGCCGGGCTCCTCCTTCAAGGTCTATACCTATGCAGTGGCGATGGAGAGCGGCATGACCCCGCAGACTACCATCGTCGATGCGCCGATCTATTGGGGCAACTGGAGCCCGCACAACTACGCGAACCGCTATGCCGGGCGCGTTACGCTCGAAACGGCGATCGCGCAATCGATCAACACGATCCCGGTGCGGCTTGCCAAGGACAAGCTTGGCATCCAGCCGATCCGCGCCATGGCCAAGGCGATGGGCATCGAATCGCCGGTGCGCGACGACGTGACAATCCCAATCGGAACGTCGGAAGTCACCGTTCTCGACCAGGCGACGGCTTATGCCGTGTTTCCGGCGGGCGGCTATCAATCACGTCGCCATGGCATCGCCCAGATCCTCGATTACGGCGGCGACGTGCTCTACGATTTCGACCGCGACGAGCCGCCGGCCAAGCGCGTGCTGTCGGAAAAAGCCGATGCCTACATGAACCAGATGCTGACCCGCATCCCCTATTTCGGCACCGCCCGCAAGGCAGCGCTCGACAACGGCATCCTCACCGGCGGCAAGACCGGCACGACGCAGGCCTATCGCGACGCCTGGTTCGTCGGCTTCACCGGCAACTACACCTGCGCCGTCTGGTTCGGCAATGACGACTACACCTCGACGAACAACATGACCGGCGGCTCGCTTCCCGCCATGACCTTCAAGCGCGCCATGGATTACGCCCACCAGGGCATCGTGCTGCGTCCCATCCCCGGCGTCGAAAACCCGGCGCCGCCGGCCAAAGACACCGCCAAGTCCGCCGCCGCCAAACCCGAAGACAGCATCCCACAGCTCATCCGTCCCCGCATGCTCTCGGTGGAATCGACCAGGATCCTCAAGGCCCTCGGCGAAAAGCTGAAATCCGCCCCGCCGCTCGAAGCGCAGAAGGTGGCGAGCGCGGGGTAG
- a CDS encoding YcgN family cysteine cluster protein: protein MNELPFWKRKTLNEMNREEWESLCDGCGLCCLNKLEEWDSGDVYFTSVACKLLDGQSCRCSNYEKRRDFVPDCVQLTKANVQEIAWLPPTCGYRLVNEGRDLYWWHRLVSGDPETVHQAGISARGRTISETEIDPDHLEDYIVDWPLTVGDGERAKK, encoded by the coding sequence ATGAACGAACTACCCTTCTGGAAACGGAAAACGCTGAACGAAATGAACCGCGAGGAATGGGAAAGCCTCTGCGACGGCTGCGGGCTCTGTTGCCTCAACAAGCTGGAGGAGTGGGATTCGGGCGACGTCTATTTCACCTCCGTTGCCTGCAAGCTCCTTGACGGCCAAAGCTGCCGCTGCTCGAACTACGAGAAGCGGCGGGATTTCGTGCCGGACTGCGTGCAGCTGACGAAGGCGAACGTGCAGGAAATCGCCTGGCTGCCGCCGACCTGTGGCTACCGACTGGTGAACGAGGGGCGCGATCTTTACTGGTGGCATCGGCTGGTTTCCGGCGACCCGGAAACCGTGCACCAGGCCGGCATTTCCGCCCGCGGGCGGACGATCAGCGAGACGGAGATCGATCCCGACCACCTGGAAGATTATATCGTCGATTGGCCGCTGACGGTGGGCGACGGCGAGCGGGCGAAGAAGTAG
- a CDS encoding Dabb family protein, which yields MIRHIVFFTASAENLETVRAGLSVLTAIPHARLLEIGTNVKTDQLGTDVDLVVYGEFDDEAALAAYKAHPDYQRSIELVRPVREMRIAADYDVETAVRQPLG from the coding sequence GTGATCCGCCATATCGTTTTCTTCACCGCAAGCGCGGAAAACCTGGAGACGGTGCGCGCCGGGCTTTCGGTGCTGACGGCGATTCCGCATGCGCGGCTGTTGGAGATCGGCACCAATGTGAAGACCGACCAGCTCGGCACCGATGTCGACCTGGTGGTCTACGGCGAATTCGACGACGAGGCGGCACTTGCGGCTTATAAGGCGCATCCTGATTACCAGCGCTCGATCGAACTCGTGCGGCCGGTTCGGGAAATGCGGATCGCGGCGGATTACGATGTTGAGACAGCGGTAAGGCAGCCGCTCGGCTGA
- a CDS encoding MFS transporter, translating to MSSALKSVSARMFKFPLRSAQTIAVLAVSQLIGWGTTFDMLGVMGRVVAPDLGLPNEVVFAGLTVMMVVSAIAGPATGRWLARFGAARVLAASSVTFATGLLMLAATHGVVLYAAAWIVIGLGGALGLSAPAYTAVVEREGLNGKRIIAILMLFTGLSATLFWPVLTLVTDAYGWRIAFIFSAALHIFVCLPLHLFALPKPAATHTQGTAADTPPIALSPRERRKAFLLLATSTTLGTFISFGIAPSLIEIFRQSGASPALALQLGSARGVIGISARGLDMLLGKRGNPILTSVMGISLMLVSFLMLLLCGTSTPLLVAFIVMYGFGSGVLAVARALLPLAFFSPREYGLQAARLSLPQNLANAIAPVIFTATLDRVGTGLTLTICAALAALALVFVFMLAGMVRSAKQLVPSQP from the coding sequence ATGTCCTCAGCTCTCAAATCCGTTTCAGCACGAATGTTCAAATTCCCCTTGCGCTCGGCGCAGACGATCGCCGTGCTTGCCGTCAGCCAGCTCATCGGCTGGGGCACCACCTTCGATATGCTCGGCGTCATGGGCCGCGTCGTCGCGCCCGATCTCGGCCTGCCGAACGAAGTGGTCTTTGCCGGCCTCACCGTCATGATGGTCGTCAGTGCCATCGCAGGCCCCGCGACCGGGCGTTGGCTCGCGCGCTTTGGTGCAGCCCGCGTGCTTGCCGCATCGTCGGTCACCTTCGCGACGGGCCTGCTGATGCTTGCCGCCACGCATGGGGTCGTCCTCTATGCGGCTGCCTGGATCGTCATCGGTCTTGGCGGCGCGCTTGGCCTTTCAGCGCCCGCCTATACCGCCGTCGTCGAGCGAGAAGGCCTGAACGGCAAGCGGATCATCGCCATCCTCATGCTCTTCACCGGCCTGTCGGCAACGCTCTTCTGGCCGGTCCTGACGCTGGTGACGGACGCCTATGGATGGCGCATCGCCTTCATCTTCTCGGCGGCACTTCACATTTTCGTCTGCCTGCCGCTTCATCTTTTCGCCCTGCCGAAGCCCGCCGCAACGCACACGCAAGGCACCGCCGCGGATACCCCACCGATCGCGCTATCGCCGCGTGAGCGCCGCAAGGCCTTCCTGCTGCTTGCCACCTCGACGACGCTCGGCACCTTCATCAGCTTCGGCATTGCGCCCTCGCTGATCGAAATCTTCCGCCAGTCCGGTGCCTCGCCGGCGCTTGCCCTGCAGCTCGGTTCCGCCCGCGGCGTCATCGGCATTTCCGCCCGCGGGCTCGACATGCTGCTCGGAAAACGCGGCAACCCGATCCTCACCTCGGTCATGGGCATCAGCCTCATGCTGGTAAGCTTCCTCATGCTTTTGCTATGCGGCACCTCGACGCCGCTGCTTGTCGCCTTCATCGTGATGTACGGCTTCGGCTCCGGCGTGCTTGCCGTTGCCCGTGCGCTGCTGCCGCTCGCCTTCTTCTCGCCCCGCGAATACGGCCTGCAAGCCGCCCGCCTCTCGCTGCCGCAAAACCTTGCCAACGCCATCGCCCCCGTCATATTCACCGCCACCCTCGACCGCGTCGGCACCGGACTGACGCTCACCATCTGCGCAGCGCTCGCCGCCCTCGCCCTGGTCTTCGTTTTCATGCTGGCGGGAATGGTCAGATCGGCAAAGCAGCTGGTTCCGTCACAGCCCTGA
- a CDS encoding response regulator transcription factor: protein MRILVVEDDVNLNRQLADTLKEAGYVVDQAFDGEEGHFLGETEPYDAIILDIGLPEMDGVTVLEKWRGAGRGVPVLILTARDRWSDKVAGIDAGADDYVTKPFHVEEVLARIRALIRRAAGHSSSEIICGPVRLDTKTSKAMVNGVTLKLTSHEYRLLAYLMHHMGEVVSRSELVEHMYDQDFDRDSNTIEVFVGRLRKKMGVDLIETVRGLGYRIQAPNNAH, encoded by the coding sequence ATGCGCATTCTGGTAGTCGAAGACGATGTCAATCTGAACCGGCAGCTCGCCGATACGCTGAAGGAGGCGGGCTATGTCGTCGATCAGGCCTTCGACGGCGAGGAAGGACATTTCCTCGGTGAAACCGAGCCTTATGACGCGATCATCCTCGACATCGGCCTGCCGGAGATGGATGGCGTCACCGTCCTTGAAAAGTGGCGCGGTGCGGGCCGCGGCGTGCCGGTTCTGATCCTGACGGCCCGCGACCGCTGGAGCGACAAGGTCGCAGGCATCGATGCCGGGGCCGATGACTACGTGACCAAGCCCTTCCATGTCGAGGAAGTGCTGGCGCGCATTCGCGCCCTGATCCGCCGTGCGGCCGGGCATTCCTCCTCCGAGATCATCTGCGGCCCGGTGCGGCTCGACACCAAGACCTCCAAGGCGATGGTCAACGGCGTGACGCTGAAGCTCACCTCGCACGAATACCGGCTGCTTGCCTATCTGATGCACCATATGGGCGAGGTGGTTTCGCGCTCGGAGCTCGTCGAGCACATGTACGACCAGGATTTCGATCGCGATTCCAATACGATCGAGGTATTCGTCGGCCGCCTGCGCAAGAAGATGGGCGTGGACCTGATCGAAACGGTGCGCGGTCTCGGCTACCGCATCCAAGCGCCGAACAATGCGCATTAA
- a CDS encoding HAMP domain-containing sensor histidine kinase → MRIKSLTARVLLLTTVWSTVALVVIGLLISTLYRRSAERGFQDLLRAQLYNVINSVTIGDQGALSGSPQLGDLRFAQPRTGWYWVVEPLGTYTAAPLVSPSLGSATIPVPSVLEAPFDKNYERYYQVTDATGNRVQVAETEVVLDTDGRAARFRVSGNVEVVESDVSNFSHSLYLALAGFGVGSLIVNALAILYGLKPLDKARAALERIRAGESELLKGDFPREILPLANEVNALIDSNRRIVERARMQVGNLAHSLKTPIAVLLNEARVLERSHGELVRSQAEAMQGQVQSYLNRARIAAQRESVLARTDAEPALERLVRVMRRLNGDKEFELNVTPQNLAVAMEQQDLEETVGNLLENASRFATTKVRLSAAEAAEDVKGAEASARRHWVELVIEDDGPGLEPDQIREALKRGRRLDESKPGTGLGLSIVTEISNEYQGRLELSRGEWGGLKARLILPGVTKDVA, encoded by the coding sequence ATGCGCATTAAGTCGCTCACCGCACGCGTTCTGCTTCTAACGACCGTCTGGTCGACCGTGGCGCTTGTGGTGATCGGCCTGCTGATTTCCACGCTTTACCGCCGCAGCGCCGAGCGCGGTTTCCAGGATCTGCTGCGCGCCCAGCTCTACAACGTCATCAATTCCGTGACGATCGGCGATCAGGGCGCGCTGAGCGGCAGCCCCCAACTCGGCGACCTGCGCTTCGCCCAGCCGAGGACCGGCTGGTACTGGGTGGTGGAGCCGCTTGGAACCTACACGGCGGCGCCGCTGGTTTCGCCTTCGCTGGGATCGGCGACGATCCCTGTTCCCTCCGTGCTGGAAGCGCCCTTCGACAAGAATTACGAGCGCTATTACCAGGTGACGGACGCGACCGGAAACCGCGTGCAGGTGGCGGAAACCGAAGTGGTGCTCGACACGGACGGTCGCGCTGCGCGCTTCAGGGTGTCAGGCAATGTCGAGGTCGTCGAGAGCGACGTCAGCAACTTCTCCCACAGTCTCTATCTGGCGCTTGCCGGCTTCGGGGTCGGAAGCCTGATCGTCAATGCGCTTGCCATTCTCTACGGCCTGAAGCCGCTCGACAAGGCGCGCGCGGCGCTGGAGCGTATCCGGGCGGGAGAGAGCGAACTGCTGAAGGGCGATTTCCCGCGGGAAATCCTACCGCTTGCCAACGAGGTGAATGCACTGATCGACAGCAACCGGCGCATCGTCGAGCGCGCCCGGATGCAGGTCGGCAACCTGGCGCATTCGCTGAAGACGCCGATTGCGGTTCTGCTTAACGAGGCGAGGGTGCTTGAGCGCTCGCACGGCGAGCTGGTGCGCAGCCAGGCAGAAGCGATGCAGGGACAGGTGCAATCCTACCTCAACCGGGCACGCATCGCCGCACAGCGCGAATCGGTGCTGGCGCGAACCGATGCGGAACCTGCGCTGGAGCGGCTGGTGCGCGTGATGCGGCGGCTCAATGGCGACAAGGAATTCGAGCTCAACGTGACGCCTCAGAACCTCGCGGTTGCCATGGAGCAGCAGGATCTGGAAGAGACCGTCGGCAACCTTTTGGAGAATGCGTCGCGTTTTGCCACGACGAAGGTGCGGCTCAGCGCAGCCGAAGCGGCCGAGGATGTAAAGGGTGCCGAAGCAAGTGCGCGGCGGCACTGGGTGGAGCTTGTCATCGAGGACGACGGACCGGGACTGGAGCCCGACCAGATCCGCGAGGCGCTGAAGCGCGGGCGGCGATTGGACGAGAGCAAGCCGGGAACGGGCCTCGGGCTTTCGATCGTCACGGAGATTTCCAACGAGTATCAGGGCCGGCTCGAGCTCTCTCGTGGGGAGTGGGGCGGCCTGAAGGCGCGGCTAATCCTGCCCGGCGTCACAAAGGATGTTGCATGA
- a CDS encoding membrane protein gives MMLRPNVLIVSSLLVAVALSSCTTSRPSASAAFITALQGGIAGRSGVQLSDSDKQRALEAEYRALEGAGVGQPVVWSGRNVSGKVVAAAPYQVGSQNCRQYTHTLTADSKDTVTRGAACRNSDGSWSPLG, from the coding sequence ATGATGTTACGACCGAATGTTTTGATCGTTTCTTCGCTTCTTGTTGCCGTTGCGCTGTCGTCGTGCACGACCTCCAGGCCTTCGGCATCGGCGGCGTTCATCACGGCGCTGCAGGGCGGAATTGCCGGCCGCAGCGGCGTGCAGCTGAGCGACAGCGACAAGCAGCGGGCTCTCGAAGCCGAATACCGGGCGCTCGAAGGGGCTGGTGTCGGCCAGCCGGTCGTCTGGAGCGGGCGCAATGTAAGCGGTAAGGTTGTGGCGGCCGCACCCTATCAGGTGGGTTCGCAGAACTGCCGTCAATACACGCATACACTGACTGCGGACAGCAAGGACACCGTCACGCGTGGCGCGGCCTGCCGCAACAGTGACGGAAGCTGGTCGCCGCTCGGCTGA
- the ccmI gene encoding c-type cytochrome biogenesis protein CcmI, with translation MMFWILVATMTAAVAAFLLYPLLRGAKAADDDRAGEAAVYRDQLRELDRDLAGGLISADEADYARAEIGRRLIAVSAAEPKTERKPVRPHRFSEAFVLLLLPVLGLCLYITLGRPDVPSRPLADRLADPGNDMAMLIVKAERHLAEDPEDGRGWDVLAPIYYNAMRIADAEKAYRNAIRLLGPNPIRLDGLAETLMAGANGVVTEETRKVLEQSLSLEPDNPRARFYVALSLEQAGQPGQAKAAFEALAKESPADAPWLPLVNEHIAKNGGAPVVADGKAPGNPTEEDVAAARDMSSSEQQQMIRGMVESLDAKLVADPNNFEGWMRLVRSYAVLNDKDRAASALKRALGAFPADGEEGRQLMALARELGIAAEGGTE, from the coding sequence ATGATGTTCTGGATTCTGGTGGCCACGATGACCGCGGCTGTTGCCGCCTTCCTGCTTTATCCGCTTTTGCGCGGCGCGAAGGCGGCTGACGACGACCGTGCCGGCGAAGCGGCGGTCTACCGCGATCAGCTGCGCGAACTCGATCGCGATCTGGCTGGCGGATTGATTTCGGCCGACGAGGCGGATTATGCGCGGGCCGAAATCGGCCGCAGGCTGATTGCCGTCTCGGCTGCCGAGCCGAAGACGGAACGCAAGCCCGTTCGCCCGCACCGTTTCAGCGAGGCTTTCGTTCTCCTGCTGCTGCCAGTTCTCGGGCTCTGTCTTTACATCACGCTCGGCCGTCCTGATGTGCCGTCGCGGCCGTTGGCGGATCGGCTGGCGGATCCTGGCAACGACATGGCGATGCTGATTGTGAAGGCGGAGCGGCATCTGGCTGAGGATCCGGAAGACGGCAGGGGCTGGGACGTGCTAGCGCCGATCTATTACAATGCGATGCGCATCGCCGATGCGGAAAAGGCCTACCGCAATGCCATCCGGCTGCTCGGGCCGAACCCGATCCGTCTCGACGGGCTGGCCGAAACGCTGATGGCGGGCGCCAACGGTGTCGTGACCGAGGAGACGCGCAAGGTGCTGGAGCAGTCGCTTTCGCTCGAGCCTGACAATCCGCGTGCGAGGTTCTACGTGGCGCTGAGCCTGGAGCAGGCGGGGCAACCGGGGCAGGCGAAGGCGGCCTTCGAGGCGCTGGCGAAAGAATCGCCCGCCGATGCGCCATGGCTGCCGCTGGTCAACGAGCATATCGCCAAAAACGGCGGCGCTCCGGTGGTGGCGGACGGCAAGGCGCCGGGCAATCCAACAGAGGAAGATGTCGCGGCGGCGCGGGATATGAGCAGTAGTGAGCAGCAGCAGATGATCCGCGGCATGGTTGAAAGCCTCGATGCGAAGCTTGTTGCAGACCCGAACAATTTCGAGGGCTGGATGCGGCTTGTCCGCTCCTATGCCGTCTTGAACGACAAGGATCGTGCCGCAAGCGCGCTGAAGCGCGCCTTGGGGGCCTTTCCTGCCGACGGCGAAGAGGGCAGACAGCTGATGGCGCTGGCGCGCGAACTCGGCATTGCGGCGGAAGGAGGAACGGAATGA
- the ccmE gene encoding cytochrome c maturation protein CcmE, translating into MTRKQKRLAVIGGGMGFILAAVLLVMFAFSQSVAYFYMPADLAKTPVAPETRIRLGGLVGEGSVVRGAGSTVEFAVTDGSGDVVKVKYTGILPDLFREGQGVVTEGKFAAGSREFLADTVLAKHDEKYMPKDVADRLKAQGLWQEGEGTQ; encoded by the coding sequence ATGACGCGCAAGCAGAAGCGCCTGGCGGTGATTGGCGGCGGCATGGGCTTCATCCTCGCCGCGGTGCTGCTGGTCATGTTCGCCTTCAGCCAGTCGGTCGCCTATTTCTACATGCCGGCCGATCTTGCCAAAACACCGGTGGCGCCGGAGACGCGCATCCGACTCGGCGGGCTGGTCGGCGAGGGCAGCGTCGTGCGCGGCGCAGGCTCGACGGTGGAATTTGCCGTCACCGACGGCAGCGGCGATGTGGTAAAGGTCAAATATACCGGCATCCTGCCCGACCTGTTCCGCGAAGGGCAGGGGGTCGTGACGGAAGGCAAGTTTGCGGCCGGCAGCCGGGAGTTCCTCGCCGACACGGTGCTTGCCAAGCACGACGAGAAATACATGCCGAAGGACGTTGCCGACCGGCTGAAGGCGCAGGGTCTGTGGCAGGAAGGCGAGGGTACGCAATGA
- a CDS encoding cytochrome c-type biogenesis protein, with translation MIRPILLAIALFLSAEPAFAVNPDEVLADPALEARARALSAELRCMVCQNQSIDDSDAGLAKDLRLLVRERITDGDTDEEVLNYIVSRYGEFVLLKPRLSTRTVLLWGAPVLLIIVGGISLLVFARRRAGKPTGSPLTAEEQAKLDELLGK, from the coding sequence ATGATCCGGCCGATCCTCCTCGCCATCGCGCTGTTTCTTTCTGCAGAACCAGCCTTTGCCGTCAATCCCGACGAGGTGCTGGCCGACCCGGCGCTCGAGGCGCGTGCCCGGGCGTTGTCGGCTGAACTGCGCTGCATGGTCTGTCAGAACCAGTCGATCGACGATTCCGATGCCGGCCTTGCCAAGGACCTCAGGCTGCTGGTGCGCGAGCGCATCACCGATGGCGACACCGACGAGGAGGTGCTGAACTACATCGTTTCGCGCTACGGCGAATTCGTGCTGCTGAAGCCAAGACTCAGTACCCGCACCGTCCTGCTTTGGGGCGCGCCAGTGCTCCTGATCATCGTAGGTGGCATCTCACTGCTGGTGTTCGCGCGGCGGCGTGCGGGAAAGCCGACCGGTAGCCCGCTGACGGCGGAGGAGCAGGCAAAGCTCGACGAACTGCTTGGCAAGTGA